One window of the Pieris brassicae chromosome Z, ilPieBrab1.1, whole genome shotgun sequence genome contains the following:
- the LOC123718939 gene encoding G-protein coupled receptor 52 isoform X2: MPSRAVSRGPIIGEVSMADNPFATFESLTQAGIIAVIGAAIIISNLLIIVAFLNFKGLSNEVINYYLLSLAVADLLCGVFVVPLSIYPAITGRWMFGDLMCRLVGYLEVTLWSVSVYTFMWISVDRYLAVRKPLRYETVSLTVQTRTRSQCWMVFTWISAAMLCCPPLLGYKKDASFDKETLICMLDWGTTYAYTATLAMLILGPSVISIVHNYWYIFAMKRKLNSGVPIHDKEYATALAENLANPSHWMSFVMVTTFWLSWAPYTGIRLYEYFTDQELKMPMLHFGMVWVGILNSFWKVIILVSLSPQFRLALRILCLTACCRSKGRLQAELVGLDNDD, from the exons ATGCCTAGTCGCGCAGTGAGTCGCGGCCCTATAATTGGAGAAGTCAGTATGGCTGACAATCCCTTCGCGACCTTTGAGTCGCTCACACAAGCCGGCATTATTGCGGTGATCGGAGCAGCTATCATCATATCCAACTTACTTATCATAGTAGCCTTCCTCAATTTTAAAG GTCTATCGAACGAGGTGATAAACTACTACTTGCTGTCGCTGGCCGTGGCAGACCTTCTGTGCGGTGTCTTCGTGGTGCCCCTCTCCATATACCCGGCCATCACCGGTCGATGGATGTTTGGGGATCTGATGTGTCGGCTCGTCGGCTACCTTGAGGTCACTCTCTGGTCCGTCTCAGTTTACACCTTCATGTGGATCTCGGTCGATCGTTACCTCGCCGTTAGGAAACCGCTCCGTTATGAGACGGTTAGTCTGACG GTACAAACGCGCACAAGAAGTCAGTGCTGGATGGTCTTTACATGGATCTCAGCGGCCATGCTGTGCTGTCCTCCCCTTCTCGGCTACAAAAAGGATGCAAGCTTCGACAAAGAAACTCTGATTTGTATGCTCGACTGGGGGACTACCTATGCTTACACAGCCACTTTAGCCATGCTCATCCTTGGCCCTAGCGTCATATCAATCGTCCATAATTATTGGTATATATTTGCCATGAAGAGAAAGCTTAACAGCGGAGTACCCATACACGACAAGGAGTACGCGACAGCTTTGGCAGAGAATTTAGCTAATCCCAGCCATTGGATGAGTTTCGTAATGGTTACCACGTTCTGGTTGAGCTGGGCCCCATATACTGGTATCAGGCTGTACGAGTATTTCACGGATCAGGAATTAAAGATGCCTATGTTACACTTCGGTATGGTTTGGGTTGGAATACTTAACTCTTTTTGGAAAGTCATAATCCTCGTATCCCTCAGTCCGCAGTTTCGTCTAGCGTTACGAATCTTATGTCTGACAGCCTGCTGCCGGTCGAAAGGTCGATTGCAGGCGGAACTAGTAGGACTAGACAACGATGATTAG
- the LOC123718939 gene encoding G-protein coupled receptor 52 isoform X3: MFETMPSRAVSRGPIIGEVSMADNPFATFESLTQAGIIAVIGAAIIISNLLIIVAFLNFKGLSNEVINYYLLSLAVADLLCGVFVVPLSIYPAITGRWMFGDLMCRLVGYLEVTLWSVSVYTFMWISVDRYLAVRKPLRYETVQTRTRSQCWMVFTWISAAMLCCPPLLGYKKDASFDKETLICMLDWGTTYAYTATLAMLILGPSVISIVHNYWYIFAMKRKLNSGVPIHDKEYATALAENLANPSHWMSFVMVTTFWLSWAPYTGIRLYEYFTDQELKMPMLHFGMVWVGILNSFWKVIILVSLSPQFRLALRILCLTACCRSKGRLQAELVGLDNDD, from the exons GAAACCATGCCTAGTCGCGCAGTGAGTCGCGGCCCTATAATTGGAGAAGTCAGTATGGCTGACAATCCCTTCGCGACCTTTGAGTCGCTCACACAAGCCGGCATTATTGCGGTGATCGGAGCAGCTATCATCATATCCAACTTACTTATCATAGTAGCCTTCCTCAATTTTAAAG GTCTATCGAACGAGGTGATAAACTACTACTTGCTGTCGCTGGCCGTGGCAGACCTTCTGTGCGGTGTCTTCGTGGTGCCCCTCTCCATATACCCGGCCATCACCGGTCGATGGATGTTTGGGGATCTGATGTGTCGGCTCGTCGGCTACCTTGAGGTCACTCTCTGGTCCGTCTCAGTTTACACCTTCATGTGGATCTCGGTCGATCGTTACCTCGCCGTTAGGAAACCGCTCCGTTATGAGACG GTACAAACGCGCACAAGAAGTCAGTGCTGGATGGTCTTTACATGGATCTCAGCGGCCATGCTGTGCTGTCCTCCCCTTCTCGGCTACAAAAAGGATGCAAGCTTCGACAAAGAAACTCTGATTTGTATGCTCGACTGGGGGACTACCTATGCTTACACAGCCACTTTAGCCATGCTCATCCTTGGCCCTAGCGTCATATCAATCGTCCATAATTATTGGTATATATTTGCCATGAAGAGAAAGCTTAACAGCGGAGTACCCATACACGACAAGGAGTACGCGACAGCTTTGGCAGAGAATTTAGCTAATCCCAGCCATTGGATGAGTTTCGTAATGGTTACCACGTTCTGGTTGAGCTGGGCCCCATATACTGGTATCAGGCTGTACGAGTATTTCACGGATCAGGAATTAAAGATGCCTATGTTACACTTCGGTATGGTTTGGGTTGGAATACTTAACTCTTTTTGGAAAGTCATAATCCTCGTATCCCTCAGTCCGCAGTTTCGTCTAGCGTTACGAATCTTATGTCTGACAGCCTGCTGCCGGTCGAAAGGTCGATTGCAGGCGGAACTAGTAGGACTAGACAACGATGATTAG
- the LOC123718939 gene encoding G-protein coupled receptor 52 isoform X1: MFETMPSRAVSRGPIIGEVSMADNPFATFESLTQAGIIAVIGAAIIISNLLIIVAFLNFKGLSNEVINYYLLSLAVADLLCGVFVVPLSIYPAITGRWMFGDLMCRLVGYLEVTLWSVSVYTFMWISVDRYLAVRKPLRYETVSLTVQTRTRSQCWMVFTWISAAMLCCPPLLGYKKDASFDKETLICMLDWGTTYAYTATLAMLILGPSVISIVHNYWYIFAMKRKLNSGVPIHDKEYATALAENLANPSHWMSFVMVTTFWLSWAPYTGIRLYEYFTDQELKMPMLHFGMVWVGILNSFWKVIILVSLSPQFRLALRILCLTACCRSKGRLQAELVGLDNDD; this comes from the exons GAAACCATGCCTAGTCGCGCAGTGAGTCGCGGCCCTATAATTGGAGAAGTCAGTATGGCTGACAATCCCTTCGCGACCTTTGAGTCGCTCACACAAGCCGGCATTATTGCGGTGATCGGAGCAGCTATCATCATATCCAACTTACTTATCATAGTAGCCTTCCTCAATTTTAAAG GTCTATCGAACGAGGTGATAAACTACTACTTGCTGTCGCTGGCCGTGGCAGACCTTCTGTGCGGTGTCTTCGTGGTGCCCCTCTCCATATACCCGGCCATCACCGGTCGATGGATGTTTGGGGATCTGATGTGTCGGCTCGTCGGCTACCTTGAGGTCACTCTCTGGTCCGTCTCAGTTTACACCTTCATGTGGATCTCGGTCGATCGTTACCTCGCCGTTAGGAAACCGCTCCGTTATGAGACGGTTAGTCTGACG GTACAAACGCGCACAAGAAGTCAGTGCTGGATGGTCTTTACATGGATCTCAGCGGCCATGCTGTGCTGTCCTCCCCTTCTCGGCTACAAAAAGGATGCAAGCTTCGACAAAGAAACTCTGATTTGTATGCTCGACTGGGGGACTACCTATGCTTACACAGCCACTTTAGCCATGCTCATCCTTGGCCCTAGCGTCATATCAATCGTCCATAATTATTGGTATATATTTGCCATGAAGAGAAAGCTTAACAGCGGAGTACCCATACACGACAAGGAGTACGCGACAGCTTTGGCAGAGAATTTAGCTAATCCCAGCCATTGGATGAGTTTCGTAATGGTTACCACGTTCTGGTTGAGCTGGGCCCCATATACTGGTATCAGGCTGTACGAGTATTTCACGGATCAGGAATTAAAGATGCCTATGTTACACTTCGGTATGGTTTGGGTTGGAATACTTAACTCTTTTTGGAAAGTCATAATCCTCGTATCCCTCAGTCCGCAGTTTCGTCTAGCGTTACGAATCTTATGTCTGACAGCCTGCTGCCGGTCGAAAGGTCGATTGCAGGCGGAACTAGTAGGACTAGACAACGATGATTAG